CCGCCGGCTTCACCCATGGCGGTTTCTACAAACATTTCGGTTCGAAAACCGACCTGATGGCTGAAGCGGCCGCGAACAGTCTTTCGCGATCGCTGGCAGGCGCTGGCGAGATGGAAGTGGCTGACTTCTTCCAGATGTATGTCTCCAAGGAGCACCGTGATGCGCGGGGCAATGGTTGCACCCTGGCGGCGCTGTGCGGCGATGCGGCGCGTCAATCCGACGGGTTGAAGGCGACGTTCGCCAACGGCGTGGAAAGCACCCTGGCTTCACTTGAAGAAAAGCACGACGCCGGGCCGCAAGCGGCCGACGGAGAAGGGCGGGCGGACATGATCAGTCTTTTCGCACAGGCCGTCGGCGCGCTGATGCTGTCGCGGGCCTGCCCGGACGACGCTCCGTTGGCAAATGAAATACTTGAGGTCTGCCGTGCCCGGATCCTGGCGTCCTTGCCAGTGTCAGAAGACAAGCGGTAGGGCCAACGCCTACCGCACTCCAATCAGAAGATGAACTTGAACAGGGCGATGACCACGATCAGGCCGATCAGGAAGATGATCCCAACGGTACCACCAAGAAACTTCAACATAAGAACGCTCTCATCAGATGGGCTTAATTTTCTAGACCCCTGGCGAGCGTGCTCGGTTCGGTAAATTTTCTGGCGTCAATCGCTACGAAGACGTGAAAGGGGAAGGCTTCGTTCAGTGAAGCGCCAGGGACCTAGGAACAGAGACATATTCGAATTTTGATATGGTCTTGATCCAATAACGCCGGTATTCGGTCTTGTCCGGCGCCAGCGGTTTATAGCTTGACCAGGGATGCTCCGCCTTCAAGCGGGCCCGATAAGCCTCCCATTCTTTCTGCTCGGCCACTTCCCTGGCTTTGTTTCTGTCATCGAACCAACCCAGGACATAGGGCTCGCCCTGCTCCGAGCCGTTCGCTATCAGCAGATAAATTTCAGTCATTACGATCCCCATCGTCATCCAGCCACCCAGGTCACTGGGGTCTTGTCATGGGTATCGGCCGCCGGTTCTGGTTTTTGAGGGTTAAAGATCAAGGACCAGGTCGGAAGTGGGCTTGCTGCAGCACAGTAAACGCAGGCCTTTGTCGATTTCCCGTTGCCTGATGCCGCCGTTGTGGTTCATGTCCACCGTGCCCTGGAGCAGGGTGGTCTTGCAGGTGCCACAAACGCCCTGGCTGCAGGAGGAGGGCACGATCGCGCCGGCTTTCTTGGCGGCAGACAGCACGGTCTGATTGGCCGGCATGCTGAACGTCTTGCCTGAACGCGACAGGGTCACGGTGAAGACGTCCTGCTGATTGAGCGAAGCAGCCTGTTCGATCAACGGTTCGTCATTCAGTACGGCAATGTCAAAGCTTTCCTGATGGTAGTGGGCGAAATCGAACGCCGCTTCCCTGAGCAGCGACTTGACCGCGTCCATGTAGCCCTGGGGGCCGCAGGTAAAGATTTCCCGTTCCTTGTAGTCCGGCACGTGCTGGCTCAACAACGATAAGTCGAGCCGGCCTATCGGTTGTTGCCATTGAGTGGTGTCGCCCAGTCCTTCGCAAACACTGATGACCCGCAGCCCCGGCATGGCGGCCTGCATGCGCGTCAACTCTGCGTGGAAGATGATGTCGGTGGGCGTGCGGGCGCTGTGTACAAACACGATGTCGAGGTTGCCGGCCATGTCGCAGGCAGCCCGGGTCATCGACATCAGGGGCGTTACGCCGGAACCGGCGGACAGGTACAACAACTTGGTCGCCGGATGGCCGACCGGCGTAAAGCTGCCCGCCGGGCCGGAGGCCTTCAGGCTGTCGCCGGGCTTGAGATGGTCATGCAGCCAGTTCGACACCGTTCCCCCCGGCACGCGCTTGACGGTAATGGAAAACGCAAACGGCCGGGTCGGGGAGGACGACAGGGTGTAGCAGCGGGCAATGGTCTGCCCACCAATAACTGGCGAGATGGTGATGAATTGACCGGGCTCGAAGCTCAGCGCGCTGAAGTCCACACAGCGAAAAATGAAGGTTTTTACGTCATGTGTTTCCGGGCGCACGGCGCAGCATTGCAGGGTTTTCTGTTCTCCGCTGTGCCATTGCGCGCCGAACGTGCCCCAGGTGGCCGGGTCGGTAAAACGCTGGTCCATGCTGGCGCTTGCCGGGCGTGTCGGGTTTTCGTAAGTCGTCATGTTCATTCCTCACACGCCATGGGCGGCCAGACGCGCCGCGTACCAGCGCGAGAACTGGTCGACATAGGTTTCGGTAAAGGCCGAGAACGGCCCGGGCGTGTAGGCAGGGTCCTGAGTGCCGCTATGGGTGATACCGACGAGGTTGGCGTCCTGCAGGTTTGTCGCCGCCCAGACTTCGGTCAGCTTATCCACTTGGTAATCGACGCCTTCGATGGCATCGGCATGGACCAGCCATTTGGTGCGCACCAGGGTCTTATCGGGCGCCAACGGGATGATGTAGGAGACCACGGCATGGTCGCTCATGATGTGGGTCCACGAGTTGTGCGTCCAAAGATGCACGTCGCCCAAGTCGCGGCGCGTGAGGTCGCCAAACAGCCGGGTGCACGCCACGCGGGTGTCCAGGGTCTGGGATTCGCCGTTGCCGGCAATGGCCAGTCGCTGCGAGCGGAACTGGGTCACGGCGTCTTCACCCAGGTGTTCGACGGCCTCGCAGATATAACCTTCGTGCTCCCAGTTGGCCTTGGTCTCGGCATTGCGGCGGTGATACTCCGCCAGCGCCTGGAGTGAATCCTCCCCCAGCCCGTCGGTGCAGAAACCGAAATCTTCGGGCAGGAAAGAGGCGGTCAATTCCGGGTGGGTGGCGGCGCAGTGATAACACTCGCGGTTATTCTCGATCACCAGTTTCCAATTGCCGTTCTCGATGATTTCCGATTCGTAGGCAATCTTGGAGTGGGCAATGTCGTATTGGGCGAAGCGCGGTGTCATGACCTGATCAAGGTACAAGATGTCTTCTGGCGGTTCGTCGCCCAGGCAGACGAAGACATGGGTGCCGATCACCCGAGTGTGCACCGGGATCAGGCTTTTGCATTTGGGGTCGAAAGCCTGGCCCATGTGTGCCGCATGTTTCAGGCTGCCGTCCAGGTCGTAGGTCCACTGGTGATAAGGGCAGACCAGCATGCCCACCGTCGACTTGCCGGCCGGTTTCAAGCGAGCCCCGCGGTGCCGGCAGACATTACGAAACGCCTGCACATGCTCGTCATCGTCGCGCACCAGGAGGATGGAGGATTTGCCAATGTCGATGGTCGAGACATCACCGGGTTCGGGGACGTCGCTGGTGACTCCCACCAGAATCCAATGCTGGGTGAAAAAGATATCGACGTCGGTTTCAAAAATATCCTGGCGACCAAACAAACCGCCTGGCATGCCATGGCCGGGCGTGCGGTCGGTCAGGAGTTCACGATGGGTCTTCACGGTATTAATTGTCATTATGGGTCTCGCTCAAACGCAAAGTTGATCAGGCGGCGAGTACAGTTTGGAAAGGTGGGATAAGGCCGTCAACGCGCTTTATTTTCACGCTCGCATAACTTTGCGTTATGCGTAAAAATCGCCATAAAAATCCATGTAATCAAGGGTTTAGGTAACTTTCATCGCGCAGCCAATCGATCAGCGCCTGGGTGATGGGCTCCAGTTTCCGACCGCTCGGAATAACCAGGTAATAAGCGTCCTTTGGCTTGACCACGTAAGGCGTAATTCTGATCAGTTCACCACTGTTGAGCCGATGCGCGATCAGTCGACTCCATCCCAGTGCAATGCCGTGGCCTTGGATAGCCGCCTCGATCGCATCGTTATAGGAACTGCAGCGAAATGAATAGGTGAGCTTGGGACGCCCATCGCCGAGTTCCCGGCACCAACGGTTCCAGGTCATCCAGCCTTCCAGGGTGGAATCGGAGTCAATCAGCGCCGTGTCCAAAAAATCGGTGACGGATGAGGGCGCCGCGTTGGCGGCCAGCCAGGCCGGCGAGCAAACGGGAAATACTTCTTCATCGAACAGGAAAAGCGAACTTCCATCCTCCCATTTCCCATTGCCGAAACGGATGGCCAGGTCGACGTCATCCCGGTATGAACTGGGGGAGACCTGTTGGGTCAACAAGCGCAACTTCAGCTTCGGTTGCAGGGTGCGCAGTGCAATCAACCGGGGGAGTATTCTCGAGTGGGAAAACGCTTGCGTGCAGGCGATGGTGATCTCTTGCTCACCAATGCCCTCGGCAATTTTGTCGAAGACACTGGCCATGCGATGAATGGACTCCGCGACGACCAGATGCAACACATAGCCTTCGTGGGTCAGCTTGATCGACCGATGAAGCCGATGGAACAGCTTGGTCTCCAGGGTATCTTCCAACAACCGGATCTGTTTGCTGACGGCCGCCTGGGTCACGCCCAGCTCTTGGGCGGCCAGGGTGAAACTGGCCAGCCGCGCCACGGCTT
The Pseudomonas marvdashtae genome window above contains:
- a CDS encoding LysR substrate-binding domain-containing protein, producing MQPSDIDKKVKGYRRLIPSMTALLEFEAVARLASFTLAAQELGVTQAAVSKQIRLLEDTLETKLFHRLHRSIKLTHEGYVLHLVVAESIHRMASVFDKIAEGIGEQEITIACTQAFSHSRILPRLIALRTLQPKLKLRLLTQQVSPSSYRDDVDLAIRFGNGKWEDGSSLFLFDEEVFPVCSPAWLAANAAPSSVTDFLDTALIDSDSTLEGWMTWNRWCRELGDGRPKLTYSFRCSSYNDAIEAAIQGHGIALGWSRLIAHRLNSGELIRITPYVVKPKDAYYLVIPSGRKLEPITQALIDWLRDESYLNP
- a CDS encoding hybrid-cluster NAD(P)-dependent oxidoreductase — protein: MTTYENPTRPASASMDQRFTDPATWGTFGAQWHSGEQKTLQCCAVRPETHDVKTFIFRCVDFSALSFEPGQFITISPVIGGQTIARCYTLSSSPTRPFAFSITVKRVPGGTVSNWLHDHLKPGDSLKASGPAGSFTPVGHPATKLLYLSAGSGVTPLMSMTRAACDMAGNLDIVFVHSARTPTDIIFHAELTRMQAAMPGLRVISVCEGLGDTTQWQQPIGRLDLSLLSQHVPDYKEREIFTCGPQGYMDAVKSLLREAAFDFAHYHQESFDIAVLNDEPLIEQAASLNQQDVFTVTLSRSGKTFSMPANQTVLSAAKKAGAIVPSSCSQGVCGTCKTTLLQGTVDMNHNGGIRQREIDKGLRLLCCSKPTSDLVLDL
- a CDS encoding aromatic ring-hydroxylating oxygenase subunit alpha, coding for MTINTVKTHRELLTDRTPGHGMPGGLFGRQDIFETDVDIFFTQHWILVGVTSDVPEPGDVSTIDIGKSSILLVRDDDEHVQAFRNVCRHRGARLKPAGKSTVGMLVCPYHQWTYDLDGSLKHAAHMGQAFDPKCKSLIPVHTRVIGTHVFVCLGDEPPEDILYLDQVMTPRFAQYDIAHSKIAYESEIIENGNWKLVIENNRECYHCAATHPELTASFLPEDFGFCTDGLGEDSLQALAEYHRRNAETKANWEHEGYICEAVEHLGEDAVTQFRSQRLAIAGNGESQTLDTRVACTRLFGDLTRRDLGDVHLWTHNSWTHIMSDHAVVSYIIPLAPDKTLVRTKWLVHADAIEGVDYQVDKLTEVWAATNLQDANLVGITHSGTQDPAYTPGPFSAFTETYVDQFSRWYAARLAAHGV
- a CDS encoding TetR family transcriptional regulator, whose amino-acid sequence is MRVTKAQAQANREHIVETASVLFRERGFDGIGVADLMAAAGFTHGGFYKHFGSKTDLMAEAAANSLSRSLAGAGEMEVADFFQMYVSKEHRDARGNGCTLAALCGDAARQSDGLKATFANGVESTLASLEEKHDAGPQAADGEGRADMISLFAQAVGALMLSRACPDDAPLANEILEVCRARILASLPVSEDKR